Below is a window of Edaphobacter dinghuensis DNA.
TGAAAAAATAAACGGGGCCGAAGCATGTTGCAGAAAGATGGACAGCCGCTGCGAAACCGCCACAAATCCGCCGCTGGCAGGGACTGCCTTGGCCAACGACCCGGTCCATATATCGACATCTTCTGTCGGCACACCGAAGTGCTCATCTGTACCTCTGCCATGTTTGCCTAGCACACCGCTCGCATGAGACTCATCCACCAGCAAAAAGCAATCGAACTCCTTCTTTAGTGCAATCAGGTCTGGGAGGCAGCCAATATCGCCATCCATTGAAAACACTCCATCGGAGACGATCAGAGTACGGTTAGCCTCTGGCCCATTCTCCAGTTGATGCCGCAGGGACGCCGGATCATTATGAGCGAAGGTCTGAACCTGAACCCCTGCCAAACGGCAGGCGTCCATAAGACTGCGGTGCGATAAGGCATCGGCAATGATTCGATCGGCCGGTCCAAACAGCGCGCTGATTACGGCTAAATTTGCTGCATAGCCTGAGGTAAAAGTGATCGCCGCCTCTGTCCCCTTGAATCTTGCCAGCTCTTCTTCCAACTCCCGGTGAAGATCCAGCGTGCCGGTCAATAAACGGACGCCCCCCGTTCCGGTCCCATACTGCCGTATAGCAGCGGTTGCCGCTTCATCCACCCTGGGGTCGCCAATCAATCCCAGATAGTCATAGGACGATAGCATCAGCATCCGGTGACCATCCATCTCTACCAGCGGACCAGATCGCGTGCTCAAAGGAGCCTGAAAGGGATACGCATCGATCGAACAGGCCAGCGCCGTATTCTCGAATATTCTTCGCGCCCGTGCATCCATCAGATCGCGCTTTTTATAACTGCTTTCGCGAGGGAATGAAAAATAATCCTGAAACATCTGGCCGGAGGATGAGGGAAAATTCTTCGTTGTCGTGGAGGAATCCTGAGAGAGAGAGGGGGACTGATTCATGAGTATTGACTATACTGCGGATTTGATTTGCACACTATACTAAGGAGACTGTCAGGTCATTATTAAAGAGGTGCTGGCCCTTTGTATAGACTCTCCGTAATCATATCCCGACGATTCAGGTTGTCACCGTGAAGCACAGGGGATAACCGTTACCTTATAATCTGATACGCAACGCTCACAACATGCGTCTCACCATCTGGTTTGATGAGAACCGGAATGCTTACCCTTTCCCTTCCTTGCTGCATCGCATTCATCACCCGCTGCTGGTCCGCTTGCGCCATAGTAAACTTAGCCCCCGCAGGCAGCATTGGCTTGAAGGCTAGCTCAACAGGAACCCCTTTGCTGCGTACCTGCAGCTCGATTCGATCTTCGAAGCAGCGAATCGTCACATCCATCGTAGTGTCACCGACGTGGAGACGCTGCACCGAAAGGTAGCTCCATTCCGCAGGCAGATTGGGTTCTAAAGTAAGTCGATGTTGCACTGCATCGAGCTGTTCTCCAAGCACACCCTGCAAAAATGAAGCCACAAACATTGACGAAGACCAGGTCTGCTCGGGCACCGATTCAATCTGCGGACGAAAAGAAGAACCTGAGAGCGTCTCATGGATGTGCCCCATCGCATCCAGCTTCAACCACGGCAGCAGGGTGCTCCACACCTTCCACGCCTCATTGGGGCGGTCTCCCTGCCATAGCTCTATCGCCGCCGTTGCCGTGCTCGTCGCCCATACGCTGCCTGTGGCATAAGAAGATGGATCGAAGGTCTTGCTTGCACTGCTAACTCCGCGCGTACCCCATGGGGTTTCAAATTTTGGGCTCGCAATACGATCGAGGACCTCTTTTTGCTGTGAAGGATCGAGCAATAAAAAAGAGGCAGGCGGCGGCAGATGCATGGCTTCTTCCGGCTGCCCATCTTTCAGAATCCCCGAACTCCAAAACTTCCTTTGCCCATTCCAGAAATGTGCAGGAATGGCTTTACTTGCGCGAAGGCTGGCCACTCGCGCAAGTTGTACAAGATCTGCGTGCCCTGTTAGTTCAGCGATATTTGCATACGCCTCTGATGCCCTAACCCAAGCCACGGCGAGTGCCAGTTCTTCCCGAGGATGCTCCTGCTCATCACTTCCCTCTTTGCCAACTGGAACCTTAGGAAGTCCGTCGGCTGGGTCAATCAACGAAGAACAATATTGATAAGCACTCTCTATATTGCTCCAATGATTTTTCAGAAACTGAGTATCGCCGGTTGCACTGGCATACTCGCCAAGCGTCGCGATGAACTGGAATGTAATATCGACATGCGGAAACATGTACGGATAATCCCTGGCCCAGTTCACATAGCTTGCACTTTGCGACATCTCATGCCACATCATGCCGTTATGCGGATCCTGATAGCGCATTAGAAAGAGCAGCGTATCCCTGGCGCGGACAAAGTCTCCTGTCAGTAGCAGCGCATGCATTGCGGTAAGAGCATCCCCGGCAAAGAACCATGCATATTGCGGTCGCCTCGCCAACCCACGGGATGGACCATAGCCGGCGACAAGTCCACACCCAAGCGTTGGATTGCAAACCCATGCCTGATCTAGTGCGAGCTCCGACCACGCAAGTGCCTTATTCACTTCTGCAGAGGGAGTTTCAATCCGCATGGCGTTTTCGGCTCGTTGACGTTGCTGTTGCGTCGCATCGACCTCCAGCGTTGCAGCATTGGAGATAAGCCTTTCGTAGAGGTCATGGGTCTCCTTTGCGCCATGCGTATCCGCAGCCATAAACACATGGACAGTCTTCGCAGCGCCCAAAGTCATACGTAACACGTGCTCCGAGGTCAACGGCATATTGGTGTTAATCAGGTCATCATGCAACACGGTATCAGGTGAACCCAGCAATGCATGAAAGCGTTGAGTCGGCTCATCCAGCAGATAGGCATTCGTATCCGGGAGCCAGTGAATCTCCTGCCCGCCCGTCGCAACGGGCCACATCATGTCTAGTACCGGCACAAAGCGTATTGCAATCTGAATCGGTCGCTTCGAATCCACCACATAGGTAAGTATTGCTCCCGGAAGATTCTGCGGGACGAATAGCGTCTCCCGCACCGTGAAATCGGCACCTGCGTATGTGCGCTCTATCGTAGTTGGCGTGTATTCGATGTGCCGAAGCAGTGGCGCAGAGGCAATCTCGCTCGAAGCTCCGACAAAATGAAAAGAGAGCTGTAGTCCGCGGAAGATCTGCAACGGATAAACCCAGCCTTCGAGGCCAGCAGTAGCATTGCCACCCAAAAATCCCACTCGTCCATGCACCGCCGCATAACGTGTCTGCAATGCAGTATCGGCCGTATAGGTCTCCTGTGCAATCACCCGAGCCGCAGAAACAACAAGAAAAAATCCAGCTAACAGCGAAACCTGCCTAATAAACCATCCCTTTCGCAATAGCCGTTCGCCTCTGTGCATGCATAACCAATTCACGTCGAAGACTCTCCTTCATGCAAGAACACTCTTACGCCCTTGAAAATCTGCACAGAGTTTAGTGTCAATGCGAGCACACTGTCGAATTGAAGCGGATACATACTTACAGGCAGATACTGGTCGGCCCTTACCCAGTTATGTTGTAGATAACTGAGTAAGGGCCTTATTCACAACCAGAGTGTTCTAACAGAAATTTCCTAGAAGGCTAACCGCATGCTGAACAGGGAATCATGATTCTAATACTCAAATATCTGAGCATTATTCAGTAGGATCATAGTTCAGATTTGGACCGAGCCACCGTTCCACCTCGGCCACGCTCATCCCTTTACGTTTGTGATAATCAGCAACCTGGTCGCGGTCGATCTTGCCAAGGCTGAAATATCGCGATTGAGGATGTGCGAAGTACAGCCCACTCACGCTGGAACCAGGCCACATTGCAAACGACTCTGTAATCTTCATCTCGGTATTCGCCTGCACATCGAGCAAGCGCCATATTGTGCCTTTTTCCGTATGGTCGGGGCACGCTGGATAGCCTGGGGCTGGCCTGATCCCTCTGTACTTCTCTTCAATAAAATCTTCGTTGCACAGGCTTTCTTCACAACCATAGCCCCACTCATCTCGCACTCGTTTGTGCAGACATTCAGCAAAAGCCTCCGCCAATCGATCACCGACAGCTTCCGCCATAATCGCGTTATAGTCGTCGTTCTCAGCACGATATCTGTCGCATAGCCCTTTCAGACCAATTCCACTGGTTACGGCAAACCCGCCCATATAATCTTTCAGCCCAGTCTCTTTTGGTGCAATAAAGTCGGCGAGCGACCGGCACGGCTCACTGCCTTCCCTGTTTACCTGCTGACGAAGGAAGTGGAATCGGTCTAGCACCTCTGTGCGCGTCTCATCGGTGTACAACTCGATGTCGTCACCAACAGCATTGGCAGGAAAGAATCCATAGACCCCGCGCGCTGCAATAAGGCTATTCTCAATGATGAGATCCAAAAGAGCGTTAGCATCTTTAAATATCTGGCGGGCCTGCTCGCCCTGGGTCTCATGCTCAAGGATGCGGGGATAAACGCCTTTCAGTCCCCAAGCATGAAAGATTGGCGTCCAGTCGATGAACTTACGCAGCGTGGCCAGAGGAAAGTTATCCAACACACGTACCCCTGTAAACGCGGGCGTGGCTATATCGTCAGTTCGCCATTCGATCGGAGTTCGTCTTGCGCGAGCGGTCTCAAGAGGAACAGCCTTCTGGCGGGGTGCAGCGTGAGCTTTGCGAAGCGACTCATATTCCGCGCGATGTTGCGCGACAAACTCTGCCTTACCTTCCACACTCAAAAGACTAGTCGTCACAGGAACTGCGCGGCTGGCATCCAGCACGTGCACGACCGGCTCACTATAGTGCGGCGCAATCTTGACCGCCGTATGGGTACGAGTCGTAGTCGCTCCGCCAATCAGCAGTGGTAACTTGAATCCCTGACGCTCCATCTCTCGAGCCACATGTACCATCTCATCGAGTGACGGCGTAATCAAACCGCTGAGCCCAATCAAATCAACATTCTCTGCCTTGGCGCGTTCGAGGATTTTTTCACTGGGAACCATCACCCCCATATCGATGACCTCGTAGTTATTACACGCGAGAACGACACCGACGATATTTTTGCCAATATCGTGAACGTCACCCTTGACCGTTGCGAGCAGAACTTTTCCCTGCGCTTTGACCTCCTGCCCAGACGCAGCCAGAGCAGCTTTCTCGGCTTCCATAAAAGGCGTCAGATGAGCTACAGCCTTCTTCATCACGCGCGCAGACTTGACCACCTGTGGCAGAAACATCTTGCCAGCTCCGAACAGATCACCCACTACACCCATGCCGTCCATCAAGGGGCCTTCGATCACCAACAGAGGTCGCCCCAGCTTGACACGAGCCTCCTCGGCATCAAGCTCGATATACGTGTCTATTCCTTTGACCAGTGCGTGAGAAAGTCGCTCCTCGACCGAACCATTGCGCCACTCTTCAGTCTTCTTCTCGCTTACAGCCGCACCAACATGCTTCAGCGTTTCGCCGTGCTCCACTAAGCGTTCTGTAGCATCAGGACGCCGATTGAGCAGCACATCTTCGACTAGGACCTTTAGCTCGGGCTCAATCTCCTCATATACCTCGAGCATTCCGGCATTCACAATGCCCATGTCCATGCCCGCTTCAATGGCGTGATAAAGAAACGCCGCGTGCATGGCCTCGCGAACTTTATTATTGCCCCTAAAGCTGAACGAGATGTTCGAGACGCCCCCGCTGACCTTCGCATGCGGCAGGTTAGCCTTGATCCAGCGCGTGGCATTAATAAAATCAACCGCGTAGTTGTTGTGCTCCTCCATGCCTGTGGCGACAGTGAGAATGTTCGGATCGAAGATAATGTCTTCCGGTGGAAAACCAACATCGTCAACAAGAATTCGGTAGGCACGCTCGCAGATGCGAATCTTTTCTTCATAGCTGGCTGCCTGGCCATTCTCATCGAAGGCCATCACCACCACCGCTGCGCCATACTTCAGCACCGTCGCAGCGTTCTGACGAAACTTCTCTTCGCCTTCTTTCAAAGAGATCGAGTTCACAATGCCTTTGCCTTGCAAGCACTTGAGCCCCGCCTCGATGACCTCCCACTTTGAGGAGTCCACCATAAAGGGAACTTTGGCGACTTCAGGCTCGCTAGCCAACAACTGCAGAAAACGCGTCATTGCAGCAACGCCGTCAATCATGCCTTCGTCCATGCAGATATCGATGACGTTCGCGCCATTCTCAACCTGCTGTCTGGCAATACTGACTGCTTCCTCGTACTTCCCTTCCTTCACCAACTTTGCGAACTTCGGCGATCCGGCTACATTTGTACGCTCGCCGATCATGATGTAAACGCCTGGCTGCTGGGTAAAAGGCTGCGATCCCGAAAGACGCAATGGCCTGGTCTCCGGCGCAATCGCAGTATCAGTTGTGCTCACATTCTCATTCCTGTCCATGGTCACCGTATCACTCGCAGTTCCCGTGGGGTCTTGCCTTCGAGCGCCTTGGCAATCGCAGCAATATGCTCAGGCGTGTTGCCACAGCAGCCTCCTGCAATATTGATCAGACCGCCCCGTGCAAAGTCGCCGAGGTAACGAGCCATATCTTCAGGGCCAAGATCGAAACCTGTATCCGAAAGAGGATTCGGCAAACCAGCATTTGGATAAGCCGAGATCGCCACATCTGCTTTTTCAGACAGCTCGCTCAAAAACGGATACATCAGATCAGGTCCAAGCGAGCAGTTGAGGCCCACCGATAGCGGCTTAACATGCTTCACCGCATTCCAAAAAGCCTCCGTAGTCTGGGCAGAGATCAGCGTCTCACCGCCGCGCCCTACCGCTGCCGAGATCATCACAGGCAGTTCCTTGCCATCCTGATCAAAGACTTCGCGGATAGCCACAAGCGCTGCTTTAGCATTGAGAGAATCAAAGATCGTCTCGACCAGAAGTAAATCCGAGCCGCCTGCGATAAGAGCACGTACTTGTTCGGTATAGGCAGTCTTAACCTGGTCAAAGGTGACCACACGAAAACCCGCGTCATCGGCATCGGGCGAGTTCGAGAGTGATACGGTCATCGGACCGATCGCTCCCGCAACGAATCGTTGCCGCCCCGTCGCATTCCCAACTCGATCGGCCCATTCGCGGCA
It encodes the following:
- a CDS encoding homocysteine S-methyltransferase family protein, translating into MTTIHQHPLEKILDSRIAIIDGAMGTTIRTYGMKEADIRGERFKNSTKDLLNNGDLFSLTQPDMICDIHRRFLEAGADIIETNTFGATSITQSEFFVDDPREHGGRKDPEFYQKIIEDTSLSNLAYEINEQSARQCREWADRVGNATGRQRFVAGAIGPMTVSLSNSPDADDAGFRVVTFDQVKTAYTEQVRALIAGGSDLLLVETIFDSLNAKAALVAIREVFDQDGKELPVMISAAVGRGGETLISAQTTEAFWNAVKHVKPLSVGLNCSLGPDLMYPFLSELSEKADVAISAYPNAGLPNPLSDTGFDLGPEDMARYLGDFARGGLINIAGGCCGNTPEHIAAIAKALEGKTPRELRVIR
- a CDS encoding aminotransferase class I/II-fold pyridoxal phosphate-dependent enzyme, whose protein sequence is MNQSPSLSQDSSTTTKNFPSSSGQMFQDYFSFPRESSYKKRDLMDARARRIFENTALACSIDAYPFQAPLSTRSGPLVEMDGHRMLMLSSYDYLGLIGDPRVDEAATAAIRQYGTGTGGVRLLTGTLDLHRELEEELARFKGTEAAITFTSGYAANLAVISALFGPADRIIADALSHRSLMDACRLAGVQVQTFAHNDPASLRHQLENGPEANRTLIVSDGVFSMDGDIGCLPDLIALKKEFDCFLLVDESHASGVLGKHGRGTDEHFGVPTEDVDIWTGSLAKAVPASGGFVAVSQRLSIFLQHASAPFIFSGAMAPPAAAAACETLKILREEPERVSCLHANAVLLREGLQSLGYDTGLSQTAVIPVMLHDDAKTALFARKLRNYGILVSPVLFPAVAQGAARLRLCVTAAHTREHLHFALDVFEKMRSL
- the metH gene encoding methionine synthase, with product MSTTDTAIAPETRPLRLSGSQPFTQQPGVYIMIGERTNVAGSPKFAKLVKEGKYEEAVSIARQQVENGANVIDICMDEGMIDGVAAMTRFLQLLASEPEVAKVPFMVDSSKWEVIEAGLKCLQGKGIVNSISLKEGEEKFRQNAATVLKYGAAVVVMAFDENGQAASYEEKIRICERAYRILVDDVGFPPEDIIFDPNILTVATGMEEHNNYAVDFINATRWIKANLPHAKVSGGVSNISFSFRGNNKVREAMHAAFLYHAIEAGMDMGIVNAGMLEVYEEIEPELKVLVEDVLLNRRPDATERLVEHGETLKHVGAAVSEKKTEEWRNGSVEERLSHALVKGIDTYIELDAEEARVKLGRPLLVIEGPLMDGMGVVGDLFGAGKMFLPQVVKSARVMKKAVAHLTPFMEAEKAALAASGQEVKAQGKVLLATVKGDVHDIGKNIVGVVLACNNYEVIDMGVMVPSEKILERAKAENVDLIGLSGLITPSLDEMVHVAREMERQGFKLPLLIGGATTTRTHTAVKIAPHYSEPVVHVLDASRAVPVTTSLLSVEGKAEFVAQHRAEYESLRKAHAAPRQKAVPLETARARRTPIEWRTDDIATPAFTGVRVLDNFPLATLRKFIDWTPIFHAWGLKGVYPRILEHETQGEQARQIFKDANALLDLIIENSLIAARGVYGFFPANAVGDDIELYTDETRTEVLDRFHFLRQQVNREGSEPCRSLADFIAPKETGLKDYMGGFAVTSGIGLKGLCDRYRAENDDYNAIMAEAVGDRLAEAFAECLHKRVRDEWGYGCEESLCNEDFIEEKYRGIRPAPGYPACPDHTEKGTIWRLLDVQANTEMKITESFAMWPGSSVSGLYFAHPQSRYFSLGKIDRDQVADYHKRKGMSVAEVERWLGPNLNYDPTE
- a CDS encoding amylo-alpha-1,6-glucosidase — translated: MNWLCMHRGERLLRKGWFIRQVSLLAGFFLVVSAARVIAQETYTADTALQTRYAAVHGRVGFLGGNATAGLEGWVYPLQIFRGLQLSFHFVGASSEIASAPLLRHIEYTPTTIERTYAGADFTVRETLFVPQNLPGAILTYVVDSKRPIQIAIRFVPVLDMMWPVATGGQEIHWLPDTNAYLLDEPTQRFHALLGSPDTVLHDDLINTNMPLTSEHVLRMTLGAAKTVHVFMAADTHGAKETHDLYERLISNAATLEVDATQQQRQRAENAMRIETPSAEVNKALAWSELALDQAWVCNPTLGCGLVAGYGPSRGLARRPQYAWFFAGDALTAMHALLLTGDFVRARDTLLFLMRYQDPHNGMMWHEMSQSASYVNWARDYPYMFPHVDITFQFIATLGEYASATGDTQFLKNHWSNIESAYQYCSSLIDPADGLPKVPVGKEGSDEQEHPREELALAVAWVRASEAYANIAELTGHADLVQLARVASLRASKAIPAHFWNGQRKFWSSGILKDGQPEEAMHLPPPASFLLLDPSQQKEVLDRIASPKFETPWGTRGVSSASKTFDPSSYATGSVWATSTATAAIELWQGDRPNEAWKVWSTLLPWLKLDAMGHIHETLSGSSFRPQIESVPEQTWSSSMFVASFLQGVLGEQLDAVQHRLTLEPNLPAEWSYLSVQRLHVGDTTMDVTIRCFEDRIELQVRSKGVPVELAFKPMLPAGAKFTMAQADQQRVMNAMQQGRERVSIPVLIKPDGETHVVSVAYQIIR